From a region of the Triticum aestivum cultivar Chinese Spring chromosome 7D, IWGSC CS RefSeq v2.1, whole genome shotgun sequence genome:
- the LOC123170794 gene encoding uncharacterized protein, giving the protein MSLGDDMLGEILIRLPSLPSLASAALASPRLCSVASSPAISDRFLSRAPLLGYFVSAPRPRGAVPAFHRALLRRDRHLAAVVRRGDFHLTDFEEYKWRIMDCRHGLLLLSSDPYLVVFDPISHSRLRITHNHKSITSNSSQFHCFLPACSVSPTSFRVLSLENRSGRVLAHVYSSRTGEWCSHTRAPEGITAPRSDDHRWPVHSGGSIYWRGSRLLRLTSLHVGSMEFCHVALPKNLDSDPSLCVVGETEDGTTCLVAMVHSLLRVWFRKEDKSWEQQWEVDASKWYPLLSHVKKVCGVTAGVVLISMGIENGALHYCAFRLIKNALQPKLQLEADFFTSSGWVRPYFMAWPRPTLKAGSSNTKKTSLEDQEAGGSKKKTSLKHQEAGS; this is encoded by the exons ATGTCTCTCGGCGACGACATGCTCGGCGAGATCCTCATCCGCCTCCCGTCGCTGCCCTCGCTCGCCAGCGCCGCCCTCGCCAGCCCTCGGCTGTGCAGCGTTGCCTCCTCCCCTGCCATCTCCGACCGCTTCCTTTCCCGGGCTCCCTTACTGGGCTACTTCGTGTCGGCCCCCCGCCCCCGCGGCGCCGTCCCCGCcttccaccgcgcgctcctccgccgCGACCGCCACCTCGCTGCCGTCGTCCGCCGCGGGGACTTCCATCTCACGGATTTCGAGGAGTACAAGTGGCGCATCATGGACTGCCGCCACGGCCTCCTACTCCTCAGCAGCGACCCTTACTTGGTCGTGTTCGACCCGATCTCCCACTCGCGACTGCGCATAACCCACAACCACAAGAGCATCACCAGCAACTCGTCCCAGTTCCACTGCTTCCTCCCGGCCTGCAGCGTCAGTCCGACCTCATTCCGCGTGCTCTCGCTGGAGAACCGGAGCGGCCGGGTGCTCGCACACGTCTACAGCTCCCGGACAGGCGAGTGGTGCTCCCACACGCGGGCGCCCGAAGGCATTACTGCACCGAGGAGTGACGACCACAGGTGGCCCGTGCACAGCGGTGGGAGCATCTATTGGAGGGGGTCTAGACTACTTCGGCTCACCTCCCTCCATGTTGGCTCCATGGAGTTCTGCCACGTCGCTCTCCCGAAGAACCTAGACTCCGATCCGTCCTTGTGCGTCGTCGGGGAAACGGAGGACGGCACAACCTGCCTCGTGGCCATGGTACACAGTCTCCTGCGGGTGTGGTTCCGGAAGGAGGACAAGTCCTGGGAGCAGCAGTGGGAGGTGGATGCTTCGAAATGGTATCCGCTTCTAAGCCATGTAAAGAAGGTTTGCGGTGTGACCGCCGGCGTCGTGCTGATCTCCATGGGCATCGAGAATGGCGCCCTCCACTATTGTGCCTTTCGCCTCATCAAGAACGCCCTCCAGCCTAAGTTGCAATTGGAGGCAGACTTCTTCACATCCAGTGGATGGGTGCGCCCCTATTTCATGGCATGGCCACGCCCCACCCTCAAG GCTGGTAGCTCCAACACGAAGAAAACAAGTCTGGAGGATCAAGAAGCTGGTGGCTCGAAGAAGAAAACAAGCCTGAAACATCAAGAAGCTGGCTCCTAG